A window of Candidatus Rokuibacteriota bacterium contains these coding sequences:
- a CDS encoding ABC transporter permease, with protein MAGRRLPVELFLSLRYLRARGSRTNLSLFVWIGIGGVFLGVSALIVVLAVMTGLQAGIKEKIIAAHPHILVLDPRGGGLGDFRALAAQIREVPGVKSAAPFVLQQALFTAPGGGATGALLRGVDLDDAGVRVALASQVKLGEPAELSRPGASPGLLLGRELARTLGVVPGDSVTVISPRAAMTAVGMVPKMRRFVVTGIFEAGMYEYDASLAYASLPMAQEFAGLEDRVTGIEVKLHDPFDAKAVGRAIGARVGVPFWIRDWMDMNRNFFAALQLEKLALFIIVTIIVLVAAFAIIGHLVLLVAEKRKEIGILKALGAPARSVATIFLTVGMLIGVVGTAAGSCFGWALIWVQNTFKVVRLAGEVYQIDYLPMKLTGLDFALIVCTTLLISFLATLSPARRAAALEPAEVLRYE; from the coding sequence GCGGGGCAGCCGGACGAACCTCTCGCTCTTCGTCTGGATCGGGATCGGCGGCGTGTTCCTGGGGGTCAGCGCTCTCATCGTCGTGCTGGCCGTCATGACGGGCCTCCAGGCCGGGATCAAGGAAAAGATCATCGCCGCCCACCCCCACATTCTCGTTCTGGACCCGAGGGGCGGGGGCCTCGGGGACTTCCGCGCCCTGGCCGCGCAGATCCGCGAGGTCCCGGGGGTCAAGAGCGCGGCGCCCTTCGTCCTCCAGCAGGCGCTCTTCACCGCTCCGGGCGGCGGCGCCACCGGCGCGCTCCTCCGGGGCGTGGACCTCGACGACGCGGGCGTGCGGGTCGCGCTCGCGAGCCAGGTCAAGCTGGGCGAGCCCGCCGAACTGAGCCGGCCGGGCGCCTCGCCGGGCCTCCTGCTCGGGCGCGAGCTGGCGCGCACGCTCGGCGTCGTCCCCGGCGACAGCGTCACCGTCATCTCGCCGCGGGCGGCCATGACCGCGGTCGGAATGGTTCCCAAGATGCGCCGCTTCGTCGTCACCGGGATCTTCGAGGCCGGGATGTACGAGTACGACGCCTCGCTCGCGTACGCGTCGCTGCCGATGGCCCAAGAATTCGCCGGCCTGGAGGATCGGGTCACCGGGATCGAGGTCAAGCTTCACGACCCGTTCGACGCCAAGGCGGTCGGACGCGCCATCGGGGCGCGTGTCGGTGTTCCGTTCTGGATCCGTGACTGGATGGATATGAACCGGAACTTCTTCGCCGCCCTCCAGCTGGAGAAGCTGGCGCTCTTCATCATCGTGACGATCATCGTCCTGGTGGCGGCCTTCGCCATCATCGGCCACCTCGTGCTCCTGGTCGCGGAGAAGCGTAAGGAGATCGGGATCCTGAAGGCGCTCGGCGCGCCGGCCCGGAGCGTGGCCACGATCTTCCTCACGGTGGGGATGCTGATCGGAGTCGTCGGGACCGCCGCGGGGAGCTGCTTTGGCTGGGCGCTCATCTGGGTCCAGAACACCTTCAAGGTGGTCCGGCTCGCCGGGGAGGTCTACCAGATCGACTACCTCCCGATGAAGTTGACCGGGCTCGACTTCGCCCTGATCGTGTGCACGACCCTTCTGATCTCGTTCCTGGCCACCCTCTCGCCGGCCAGGCGGGCCGCCGCGCTGGAGCCCGCGGAGGTCCTCCGATATGAGTGA